Proteins from a single region of Streptomyces sp. Tu 3180:
- a CDS encoding DEAD/DEAH box helicase — protein sequence MAFNHLPAGVHDALAPLSVTPVTHSVPMAKNHRSDRPPTDTAPGTAPGTVLDRLASGPSRASRITHTEHLPPRAGRHAVWPDRIRAEVVAAVQAAGIDHPWAHQARAAEHALDGESVVVATGTASGKSLAYLTPVLSTLLDGAEAPNGRGATALYLAPTKALAADQCRSVKELSQPLGHSVRAAVHDGDTPFEEREWIRQYANYVLTNPDMLHRGILPSHPRWSSFLKALKYVVVDECHTYRGVFGSHVAQVLRRLRRLCARYGSSPVFLLASATAAEPAVAARRLTGLPVVEVADDASPRGELVFALWEPPLTELHGEKGAPVRRTATAEAADLLTDLTVQGVRSVTFVRSRRGAELISVIAQERLAEVDRSLARRVAAYRGGYLPEERRALERALHSGELLGLAATNALELGVDVSGLDAVVIAGYPGTRASLWQQAGRAGRSGQGALAVLVARDDPLDTFLVHHPEALFDQPVESTVLDPDNPYVLAPHLCAAAEELPLTDEDLGLFGPAAAGILPQLEAAKLLRRRTRAWHWTRRERAADLTDIRGEAGRPVQVVEAGTGRLLGTVDASAAHTSVHEGAVHLHQGRTYLVRSLDLEDSVALVEQANPTYTTVARDTTSISVLETDTEIPWGDGRLCYGSVEVTNQVVSFLRRRVITGEVLGETKLDLPPRTLRTRAVWWTVTEDQLDRARIGPEILGGALHAAEHASIGMLPLFATCDRWDIGGVSVPLHPDTLLPTVFVYDGHPGGAGFAERAFHTARAWLTATRQAIASCECEAGCPSCIQSPKCGNGNDPLHKRGAVRLLTVLLEGAPARGPAEAEAPPAP from the coding sequence ATGGCATTCAATCACTTACCGGCAGGCGTGCACGACGCCTTGGCCCCATTGTCCGTCACGCCAGTGACACACTCGGTGCCGATGGCCAAGAATCACCGATCCGATCGACCCCCGACGGACACCGCTCCCGGCACCGCACCGGGCACGGTCCTGGACCGGCTCGCGTCCGGACCGAGCCGGGCTTCGCGCATCACTCATACGGAGCACTTGCCCCCGCGCGCGGGTCGCCATGCCGTCTGGCCGGACCGGATCCGCGCGGAGGTCGTCGCCGCCGTGCAGGCCGCCGGCATCGACCATCCCTGGGCCCACCAGGCGCGTGCCGCCGAGCACGCCCTGGACGGCGAGTCGGTGGTGGTCGCCACCGGCACGGCCTCCGGCAAGTCCCTGGCGTACCTCACGCCCGTCCTGTCGACGCTCCTGGACGGCGCCGAGGCCCCGAACGGCCGCGGCGCGACAGCCCTCTACCTCGCCCCCACCAAGGCCCTCGCGGCGGACCAGTGCCGGTCCGTGAAGGAACTTTCACAACCTCTGGGCCATTCGGTGCGCGCGGCCGTCCACGACGGCGACACGCCGTTCGAGGAACGCGAGTGGATCCGTCAGTACGCCAACTACGTGCTGACCAACCCGGACATGCTGCACCGGGGCATCCTGCCGTCCCACCCCCGCTGGTCCTCCTTCCTCAAGGCGCTGAAGTACGTCGTCGTCGACGAGTGCCACACCTACCGGGGCGTCTTCGGCTCGCACGTCGCCCAGGTGCTGCGCCGGCTGCGGCGCCTGTGCGCCCGCTACGGGTCCTCGCCGGTGTTCCTGCTGGCCTCCGCGACCGCCGCCGAGCCGGCGGTCGCCGCCCGCCGCCTCACCGGCCTGCCGGTGGTCGAGGTCGCCGACGACGCCTCACCGCGCGGTGAACTGGTGTTCGCCCTCTGGGAGCCGCCCCTGACCGAGCTGCACGGCGAGAAGGGCGCACCCGTCCGCCGCACCGCCACCGCCGAGGCCGCCGACCTGCTGACCGACCTCACCGTGCAGGGCGTCCGCTCGGTCACCTTCGTGCGCTCCCGGCGCGGCGCCGAACTGATCTCCGTGATCGCCCAGGAACGCCTCGCCGAGGTCGACCGCTCACTGGCCCGGCGGGTCGCCGCGTACCGGGGCGGCTACCTCCCCGAGGAGCGCCGCGCCCTGGAACGGGCCCTGCACTCCGGCGAGCTCCTCGGTCTGGCCGCGACCAACGCGCTGGAGCTCGGCGTGGACGTCTCCGGTCTGGACGCCGTGGTGATCGCCGGGTACCCGGGCACCCGGGCCTCCCTGTGGCAGCAGGCCGGCCGCGCGGGGCGGTCCGGGCAGGGCGCCCTCGCCGTCCTGGTCGCCCGCGACGACCCGCTGGACACCTTCCTCGTCCACCATCCCGAGGCCCTGTTCGACCAGCCGGTGGAGTCCACCGTCCTCGACCCCGACAACCCCTACGTGCTCGCCCCGCACCTGTGCGCGGCGGCCGAGGAACTGCCCCTGACGGACGAGGACCTCGGTCTGTTCGGGCCCGCCGCCGCGGGGATCCTCCCGCAGCTGGAGGCCGCGAAGCTGCTCCGCCGCCGGACCAGGGCCTGGCACTGGACCCGCCGGGAGCGGGCCGCCGACCTCACCGACATCCGCGGGGAGGCCGGCCGGCCGGTCCAGGTCGTCGAGGCCGGCACCGGCCGGCTGCTCGGCACGGTCGACGCGAGCGCCGCCCACACGAGCGTCCACGAGGGCGCGGTCCACCTGCACCAGGGCCGCACCTATCTCGTCCGGTCCCTCGACCTGGAGGACTCCGTCGCCCTGGTCGAGCAGGCGAACCCGACGTACACGACGGTCGCCCGGGACACGACGTCGATCTCCGTGCTGGAGACGGACACCGAGATCCCGTGGGGCGACGGCCGCCTGTGCTACGGCTCCGTCGAGGTCACCAACCAAGTGGTCTCCTTCCTGCGCCGGCGTGTGATCACGGGCGAAGTGCTGGGCGAGACGAAACTCGACCTCCCTCCTCGTACGCTGCGCACCCGCGCGGTGTGGTGGACGGTCACCGAGGACCAGCTGGACCGGGCCCGGATCGGTCCGGAGATCCTCGGCGGCGCCCTGCACGCCGCCGAGCACGCGTCGATCGGCATGCTGCCGCTCTTCGCCACCTGCGACCGCTGGGACATCGGCGGCGTCTCGGTCCCCCTCCACCCCGACACCCTGCTGCCCACCGTCTTCGTCTACGACGGCCATCCGGGCGGTGCGGGCTTCGCGGAACGCGCCTTCCACACCGCCCGCGCCTGGCTCACCGCCACCCGTCAGGCCATCGCCTCCTGCGAGTGCGAGGCCGGCTGCCCGTCCTGCATCCAGTCCCCCAAGTGCGGCAACGGCAACGACCCCTTGCACAAACGGGGCGCGGTACGGCTGCTCACGGTGCTGCTGGAGGGGGCGCCGGCCCGGGGGCCGGCGGAGGCGGAGGCCCCGCCCGCGCCCTGA
- the bldG gene encoding anti-sigma factor antagonist BldG, giving the protein MDLSLSTETMGDRTIVRVGGEIDVYTAPKLREQLVELVNDGSFHLVVDMEGVDFLDSTGLGVLVGGLKRVRAHEGSLRLVCNQERILKIFRITGLTKVFPIHTSVEEAVAATD; this is encoded by the coding sequence GTGGACCTGTCCCTGTCGACCGAGACCATGGGCGATCGCACGATCGTCAGGGTCGGTGGCGAAATCGACGTATATACCGCGCCCAAGCTGCGCGAGCAGCTGGTCGAGCTGGTGAACGACGGCAGTTTCCACCTTGTCGTCGACATGGAGGGTGTGGACTTCCTCGACTCCACCGGACTCGGCGTGCTGGTCGGCGGCCTGAAGCGCGTCCGTGCCCATGAGGGCTCGCTGCGCCTGGTCTGCAACCAGGAGCGCATTCTCAAGATCTTCCGTATCACCGGCCTCACCAAGGTGTTCCCGATCCACACCTCGGTCGAGGAAGCGGTGGCGGCCACCGACTGA
- a CDS encoding ATP-binding protein yields MATVELRFSALPEHVRTARLVAAAVARRAGVDEAVLDEVRLAVGEACTRAVGLHQNGGISAPVKVLLIEEEKQFSIEVGDEAPHAAPGGSVPGDGSGDADVETEEDEMGLAVISGLVDDVEVSAGKHGGSIRMRWPTAPPVTFPA; encoded by the coding sequence ATGGCCACCGTTGAGCTCCGCTTCAGCGCGCTGCCCGAGCACGTGAGGACCGCCCGGCTGGTGGCGGCGGCGGTGGCGCGCAGGGCCGGAGTGGACGAGGCCGTCCTCGACGAGGTCAGACTCGCAGTCGGCGAGGCGTGCACACGGGCCGTGGGACTGCACCAGAACGGCGGAATCTCGGCACCCGTGAAGGTGCTGCTGATCGAGGAGGAGAAGCAGTTCTCCATCGAGGTCGGTGACGAGGCGCCCCACGCGGCCCCCGGCGGGAGCGTGCCCGGTGACGGGTCCGGCGACGCCGACGTCGAGACCGAGGAGGACGAGATGGGCCTCGCGGTCATCAGCGGTCTCGTCGACGACGTCGAGGTGAGCGCCGGGAAGCACGGCGGGTCGATCCGCATGAGGTGGCCCACCGCGCCGCCGGTCACCTTCCCCGCCTGA
- a CDS encoding sodium-translocating pyrophosphatase, whose product MAGLSISYESGQPTSLAAAVLTDDNRLLVVVIGVVALTALVVAGVLVRQVLAAGEGTDGMKKIAAAVQEGANAYLARQLRTLGVFAVVVFFLLMLLPADDWNQRAGRSVFFLIGAAFSAATGYIGMWLAVRSNVRVAAAAREATPAQGEPEKDLTAVSHKAMKIAFRTGGVVGMFTVGLGLLGASCVVLVYAADAPKVLEGFGLGAALIAMFMRVGGGIFTKAADVGADLVGKVEQGIPEDDPRNAATIADNVGDNVGDCAGMAADLFESYAVTLVAALILGSAAFGDAGLAFPLLVPAIGVLTAMIGIFAVAPRRADRSGMTAINRGFFISAVISLALVAIAVFTYLPSSYAGLDGVTDAAIQGKDGDPRILALVAVAIGIVLAALIQQLTGYFTETARRPVRDIGKTSLTGPATVVLAGISIGLESAVYTALLIGLGVYGAFLLGGTSIMLALFAVALAGTGLLTTVGVIVAMDTFGPVSDNAQGIAEMSGDVEGAGAQVLTNLDAVGNTTKAITKGIAIATAVLAAAALFGSYRDAITTGARDVGERLSGEGAPMSLMMDISQPNNLVGLVAGAAVVFLFSGLAINAVSRSAGSVVFEVRRQFRERPGIMDYSEKPEYGKVVDICTRDALRELATPGLLAVMAPIFVGFTLGVGALGAFLAGAIGAGTLMAVFLANSGGAWDNAKKLVEDGHHGGKGSEAHAATVIGDTVGDPFKDTAGPAINPLLKVMNLVALLIAPAVIKFSYGADRSVGMRVLIAVLALVVIVGAVYVSKRRGIAVGDEGDSEPKPKSADPAVVS is encoded by the coding sequence ATGGCGGGGCTTTCCATCTCATATGAGTCGGGCCAACCCACATCCCTCGCAGCCGCCGTGCTGACCGACGACAACCGCCTGCTCGTGGTGGTCATCGGCGTGGTGGCGCTGACGGCACTGGTGGTCGCGGGCGTCCTGGTGCGCCAGGTGCTCGCGGCCGGCGAGGGCACCGACGGCATGAAGAAGATCGCGGCGGCGGTCCAGGAGGGCGCCAACGCCTATCTGGCCCGTCAGCTGCGCACGCTCGGCGTATTCGCCGTCGTCGTGTTCTTCCTGCTCATGCTGCTGCCCGCGGACGACTGGAATCAGCGTGCCGGACGGTCGGTGTTCTTCTTGATCGGAGCGGCGTTCTCGGCGGCCACCGGCTATATCGGTATGTGGCTCGCCGTGCGCAGCAATGTGCGGGTCGCCGCGGCGGCGCGCGAAGCCACTCCGGCTCAGGGCGAGCCGGAGAAGGATCTCACCGCGGTCTCGCACAAAGCGATGAAGATCGCTTTCCGTACGGGGGGCGTCGTCGGCATGTTCACCGTCGGCCTCGGCCTGCTGGGCGCCTCCTGCGTGGTGCTGGTGTACGCGGCCGACGCGCCGAAGGTGCTCGAGGGGTTCGGCCTCGGGGCCGCGCTGATCGCGATGTTCATGAGGGTCGGCGGCGGCATCTTCACCAAGGCCGCCGACGTCGGCGCCGACCTGGTCGGCAAGGTCGAGCAGGGCATTCCGGAGGACGATCCGCGCAATGCCGCGACCATCGCCGACAACGTGGGCGACAACGTCGGCGACTGCGCGGGCATGGCGGCCGACCTCTTCGAGTCGTACGCCGTGACCCTGGTGGCCGCGCTGATCCTGGGCTCGGCGGCGTTCGGCGACGCGGGGCTCGCCTTCCCGCTGCTGGTGCCGGCGATCGGCGTGCTCACCGCGATGATCGGCATCTTCGCGGTGGCCCCGAGGCGCGCGGACCGCAGCGGCATGACCGCGATCAACCGCGGGTTCTTCATCTCCGCGGTGATCTCGCTGGCGCTGGTCGCGATCGCGGTGTTCACCTACCTGCCGTCGTCGTACGCCGGCCTCGACGGCGTCACCGACGCGGCGATCCAGGGCAAGGACGGCGACCCGCGGATCCTCGCGCTCGTCGCGGTGGCCATCGGCATCGTGCTCGCCGCGCTGATCCAGCAACTCACCGGCTACTTCACCGAGACGGCCCGGCGTCCCGTGAGGGACATCGGCAAGACCTCGCTCACCGGCCCGGCCACCGTCGTCCTCGCGGGCATCTCCATCGGTCTCGAATCGGCCGTCTACACCGCCCTGTTGATCGGCCTCGGCGTCTACGGGGCGTTCCTGCTCGGCGGCACGTCGATCATGCTGGCGCTGTTCGCGGTGGCGCTGGCCGGCACCGGCCTGCTCACCACGGTCGGCGTGATCGTCGCGATGGACACCTTCGGGCCCGTCTCCGACAACGCGCAGGGCATCGCCGAGATGTCCGGCGACGTCGAGGGCGCGGGCGCCCAGGTGCTCACCAACCTGGACGCGGTCGGCAACACCACCAAGGCCATCACCAAGGGCATCGCCATCGCCACGGCCGTGCTCGCGGCGGCGGCGCTGTTCGGCTCGTACCGGGACGCCATCACCACCGGAGCGCGGGACGTGGGCGAGCGGCTCAGCGGCGAGGGCGCGCCGATGAGCCTGATGATGGACATCTCCCAGCCCAACAACCTCGTCGGGCTCGTCGCGGGCGCGGCGGTCGTCTTCCTCTTCTCCGGGCTGGCGATCAACGCGGTGTCGCGGTCGGCGGGTTCGGTGGTCTTCGAGGTGCGGCGGCAGTTCCGCGAGCGGCCCGGGATCATGGACTACAGCGAGAAACCGGAGTACGGCAAGGTCGTCGACATCTGCACCAGGGACGCCCTGCGGGAGCTCGCCACCCCCGGTCTGCTCGCCGTGATGGCGCCCATCTTCGTCGGGTTCACGCTCGGCGTCGGCGCCCTGGGCGCGTTCCTCGCGGGCGCGATCGGCGCGGGCACGCTGATGGCGGTGTTCCTCGCCAACTCCGGTGGCGCCTGGGACAACGCGAAGAAGCTCGTCGAGGACGGACACCACGGCGGCAAGGGCAGCGAGGCCCACGCGGCCACCGTGATCGGCGACACCGTCGGCGACCCCTTCAAGGACACCGCCGGTCCCGCGATCAACCCCCTGCTGAAGGTGATGAACCTGGTGGCGCTGCTCATCGCGCCCGCGGTCATCAAGTTCTCCTACGGGGCCGACCGGAGCGTCGGGATGCGGGTGCTGATCGCGGTCCTCGCGCTGGTGGTGATCGTCGGAGCGGTGTACGTGTCCAAGCGGCGCGGTATCGCCGTGGGGGACGAGGGCGACTCCGAACCGAAGCCCAAGTCGGCCGATCCGGCGGTGGTTTCGTAG
- a CDS encoding small secreted protein, with product MEGTNPVNKKLAAALSGGAVLVLALTGCGGDDGNEKLDAWAKEVCDAVQPQARKIESANAAIQKETSDNSTPEEVQKADSKAFQDMSEAYKAIGAAVSKAGAPDVEDGEQKLTNAVKELNGISASYASLKKQVDGLDTDDQAKFADGLKDIAAELDKLSKSGNDALNELEEGEVGEAMARQASCKTATASAPAAQS from the coding sequence ATGGAAGGGACCAATCCGGTGAACAAGAAGCTCGCGGCCGCACTGTCCGGCGGTGCGGTACTGGTACTGGCGCTGACGGGATGCGGCGGCGACGACGGCAACGAGAAGCTGGACGCCTGGGCGAAGGAGGTCTGCGACGCGGTGCAGCCGCAGGCCAGGAAGATCGAGTCGGCCAACGCCGCGATCCAGAAGGAGACCTCGGACAACAGCACGCCCGAGGAGGTCCAGAAGGCCGACTCGAAGGCCTTCCAGGACATGTCCGAGGCCTACAAGGCGATCGGTGCCGCCGTGAGCAAGGCCGGGGCGCCGGACGTCGAGGACGGCGAGCAGAAGCTGACGAACGCGGTGAAGGAGCTCAACGGCATCTCCGCGTCGTACGCCTCCCTGAAGAAGCAGGTCGACGGTCTGGACACCGACGACCAGGCGAAGTTCGCCGACGGCCTGAAGGACATCGCCGCCGAGCTGGACAAGCTGAGCAAGAGCGGCAACGACGCCCTCAACGAGCTGGAGGAGGGCGAGGTCGGCGAGGCGATGGCCCGCCAGGCCAGCTGCAAGACGGCCACCGCGTCGGCGCCGGCCGCGCAGAGCTGA
- a CDS encoding class I SAM-dependent methyltransferase, translating into MSTTGLPPLPSSDRPDAAARLRDALLGASFTADGLLELLGAPAYAALARSETVPALRATRGDTALEALVRLFLLQQPVPHARVADVLPVDTCLESGWLTRAGADDLAATVDVRPYGGPAGEDWFIVSDLGCAVGGAGGIGSRDEGVVLGVGGASTTLAGITVRRPVASALDLGTGSGIQALHATRHATRVTATDVNPRALHITALTLALSGAPAADLREGSLFAPVRDDERYDLIVSNPPFVISPDARLTYRDGGMGGDDLCRTLVQQAGDRLNEGGFAQFLANWQHVEGEDWQDRLRSWVPRGCDAWIVQREVQDITQYAELWLRDAGDHRGDTAEYRARYDAWLDEFEARKVRAVGFGWITLRRSGSAVPSVTVEEWPHPVEQPLGETVRAHFDRLDHLRAHDDAALLEGRFRLAAEVVQEQVGLPGAEDPEHVVLRQNRGMRRATKVDTVGAGFAGVCDGTMSAGRILDAIAQLLGEDPVLLRDRTPAQIRLLVEQGFLEPAG; encoded by the coding sequence GTGAGTACCACCGGTCTGCCGCCCCTGCCCTCGTCCGACCGCCCCGACGCCGCCGCCCGGCTGCGGGACGCGCTGCTCGGAGCCTCCTTCACCGCCGACGGACTGCTCGAACTGCTCGGCGCTCCCGCGTACGCGGCGCTGGCCCGCAGCGAGACCGTGCCCGCGCTCCGGGCGACCCGCGGGGACACCGCGCTGGAGGCGCTCGTACGGCTGTTCCTGCTGCAGCAGCCCGTGCCGCACGCGCGCGTGGCGGACGTGCTGCCCGTGGACACCTGCCTGGAGAGCGGGTGGCTGACGCGCGCCGGCGCGGACGACCTCGCCGCGACCGTGGACGTGCGGCCGTACGGCGGGCCGGCCGGTGAGGACTGGTTCATCGTCTCCGACCTGGGGTGCGCGGTCGGCGGGGCCGGCGGCATCGGCAGCCGCGACGAGGGGGTCGTCCTCGGTGTCGGCGGGGCGTCCACGACCCTGGCCGGGATCACGGTCCGCAGGCCCGTGGCCTCCGCGCTCGACCTCGGCACCGGCTCCGGCATCCAGGCGCTGCACGCCACCCGGCACGCCACGCGGGTGACGGCCACCGACGTCAACCCGCGCGCGCTGCACATCACCGCGCTCACCCTGGCCCTCTCCGGGGCCCCGGCCGCCGATCTGCGCGAGGGGTCGCTGTTCGCGCCCGTCCGGGACGACGAGAGGTACGACCTGATCGTGTCCAACCCGCCCTTCGTGATCTCGCCGGACGCGCGGCTCACCTACCGCGACGGCGGGATGGGCGGGGACGATCTGTGCCGCACGCTCGTCCAGCAGGCGGGGGACCGCTTGAACGAGGGCGGGTTCGCGCAGTTCCTCGCCAACTGGCAGCACGTCGAGGGGGAGGACTGGCAGGACAGACTCAGGTCGTGGGTGCCTCGCGGGTGCGACGCCTGGATCGTGCAGCGCGAGGTGCAGGACATCACCCAGTACGCCGAGCTGTGGCTGCGGGACGCGGGCGACCACCGCGGGGACACGGCCGAGTACCGGGCGCGGTACGACGCGTGGCTGGACGAGTTCGAGGCGCGCAAGGTGCGGGCGGTCGGCTTCGGCTGGATCACCCTGCGCAGGTCGGGGTCCGCCGTGCCGTCGGTCACGGTGGAGGAGTGGCCGCACCCGGTCGAGCAGCCGCTCGGCGAGACGGTCCGGGCGCACTTCGACCGGCTCGACCACCTGCGCGCGCACGACGACGCGGCGCTGCTCGAGGGGCGCTTCAGGCTGGCCGCGGAGGTCGTGCAGGAGCAGGTCGGGCTGCCCGGCGCCGAGGACCCGGAGCACGTCGTGCTGCGCCAGAACCGCGGGATGCGCCGGGCCACCAAGGTGGACACGGTCGGCGCGGGTTTCGCGGGGGTGTGCGACGGCACGATGAGCGCCGGCCGCATCCTGGACGCCATCGCCCAGCTCCTCGGCGAGGACCCCGTGCTGCTCCGCGACCGCACGCCCGCACAGATCCGGCTGCTGGTGGAACAGGGGTTCCTGGAGCCGGCCGGCTGA
- the topA gene encoding type I DNA topoisomerase — protein MSPTSETAKGGRRLVIVESPAKAKTIKGYLGPGYIVEASVGHIRDLPNGAAEVPEKYTGEVRRLGVDVDHDFQPIYVVNADKRAQVKKLKDLLKESDELFLATDEDREGEAIAWHLQEVLKPKIPVKRMVFHEITKDAIREAVANPRQLNQKLVDAQETRRILDRLYGYEVSPVLWKKVMPRLSAGRVQSVATRLVVERERERMAFRSAEYWDLTGTFATGRAGDASDPSSLVARLQTVDGRRVAQGRDFDSLGQLKSANTLHLDEANARALAAALENTRFAVRAVESKPYRRSPYAPFRTTTLQQEASRKLGFGAKATMQIAQKLYENGYITYMRTDSTTLSETAISAARAQVTQLYGSDYLPPQPRTYAGKVKNAQEAHEAIRPSGDRFRTPAETGLTGDQFRLYELIWKRTVASQMKDATGNSVTVRIGGTAADGRNVEFSASGKTITFHGFLKAYVEGADDPNAELDDRERRLPQVAEGDALTAEEITVDGHATKPPARYTEASLVKELEEREIGRPSTYASIIGTILDRGYVFKKGTALVPSFLSFAVVNLLEKHFGRLVDYDFTAKMEDDLDRIARGEAQAVPWLKRFYFGEANGIGGAAEAGNGDGDHLGGLKELVTDLGAIDAREVSSFPVGNDIVLRVGRYGPYIERGEKDTERHQRADIPADLAPDELTVELAEELLAKPSGDFELGTDPATGHTIVAKDGRYGPYVTEILPEGTPKTGKNAVKPRTASLFKSMSLDTVTLDDALKLMSLPRVVGTDAEGQEITAQNGRYGPYLKKGTDSRSLQSEDQLFTITLEEALAIYAQPKQRGRAAAKPPLKELGEDPVSGKPVVVKDGRFGPYVTDGETNATLRSGDSVETITPERGFELLAEKRAKGPAKKTAKKATAKKTAAKKAPAKKTAAAKKTAAKKTTTAKKTAAAKKATASNGAED, from the coding sequence TTGTCCCCGACCAGCGAGACCGCGAAGGGCGGCCGCCGACTCGTCATCGTCGAGTCGCCTGCCAAGGCGAAGACGATCAAGGGCTATCTCGGCCCTGGCTACATCGTCGAGGCGAGCGTCGGGCACATTCGCGACCTTCCCAACGGCGCTGCCGAGGTGCCCGAGAAGTACACCGGTGAGGTCCGCCGCCTCGGTGTGGACGTCGACCACGACTTCCAGCCGATCTATGTGGTCAACGCGGACAAGCGGGCCCAGGTCAAGAAGCTCAAGGACCTGCTGAAGGAGTCCGACGAGCTCTTCCTCGCCACCGACGAGGACCGCGAGGGGGAGGCCATCGCCTGGCACCTCCAGGAGGTCCTCAAGCCGAAGATCCCGGTCAAGCGGATGGTCTTCCACGAGATCACCAAGGACGCGATCCGCGAGGCCGTGGCCAACCCGCGCCAGCTCAACCAGAAGCTGGTCGACGCCCAGGAGACCCGCCGCATCCTCGACCGCCTCTACGGCTACGAGGTCTCGCCGGTCCTGTGGAAGAAGGTCATGCCCCGGCTGTCCGCCGGCCGCGTCCAGTCCGTCGCGACGAGGCTCGTGGTCGAGCGGGAGCGCGAGCGCATGGCGTTCCGCTCCGCCGAGTACTGGGACCTGACGGGCACCTTCGCGACCGGCCGGGCGGGTGACGCCTCCGACCCGTCGTCCCTGGTCGCACGCCTCCAGACCGTCGACGGCAGGCGCGTCGCGCAGGGCCGCGACTTCGACTCCCTCGGGCAGCTCAAGAGCGCGAACACCCTCCACCTCGACGAGGCGAACGCCCGCGCCCTGGCCGCCGCGCTGGAGAACACGCGGTTCGCCGTGCGCGCCGTCGAGTCCAAGCCGTACCGCCGCTCGCCGTACGCCCCGTTCCGTACGACGACGCTGCAGCAGGAGGCCAGCCGCAAGCTCGGCTTCGGCGCGAAGGCCACCATGCAGATCGCGCAGAAGCTGTACGAGAACGGCTACATCACTTACATGCGTACGGACTCGACGACGCTGAGCGAGACGGCGATCTCCGCCGCGCGCGCCCAGGTCACGCAGCTGTACGGTTCCGACTACCTGCCCCCGCAGCCGCGCACCTACGCGGGGAAGGTCAAGAACGCGCAGGAGGCGCACGAGGCGATCCGCCCCTCCGGCGACCGCTTCCGCACGCCCGCCGAGACTGGTCTGACCGGCGACCAGTTCAGGCTGTACGAGCTGATCTGGAAGCGGACCGTCGCCTCGCAGATGAAGGACGCCACCGGCAACTCCGTCACGGTGAGGATCGGCGGCACCGCGGCCGACGGCCGGAACGTCGAGTTCAGCGCGTCCGGCAAGACGATCACCTTCCACGGCTTCCTGAAGGCCTACGTCGAGGGCGCCGACGACCCGAACGCCGAGCTCGACGACCGCGAGCGCCGGCTGCCGCAGGTCGCCGAGGGCGACGCCCTCACCGCCGAGGAGATCACGGTCGACGGGCACGCCACCAAGCCCCCGGCCCGCTACACCGAGGCGTCGCTGGTCAAGGAGCTGGAGGAGCGCGAGATCGGCCGCCCGTCGACGTACGCGTCGATCATCGGCACGATCCTCGACCGCGGCTACGTGTTCAAGAAGGGCACGGCCCTGGTGCCGTCCTTCCTCTCCTTCGCCGTGGTCAACCTGCTGGAGAAGCACTTCGGCCGGCTCGTCGACTACGACTTCACCGCCAAGATGGAGGACGACCTCGACCGCATCGCGCGCGGCGAGGCGCAGGCCGTGCCGTGGCTGAAGCGCTTCTACTTCGGCGAGGCCAACGGCATCGGCGGCGCGGCCGAAGCGGGCAACGGCGACGGGGACCACCTCGGCGGCCTCAAGGAGCTGGTGACCGACCTGGGCGCGATCGACGCGCGCGAGGTTTCCTCCTTCCCGGTGGGCAACGACATCGTGCTGCGGGTGGGGCGCTACGGGCCGTACATCGAGCGCGGCGAGAAGGACACCGAGCGGCACCAGCGCGCCGACATCCCGGCCGACCTGGCGCCCGACGAGCTGACCGTCGAGCTCGCCGAGGAACTGCTCGCCAAGCCGAGCGGCGACTTCGAGCTGGGCACCGACCCGGCGACCGGCCACACGATCGTCGCCAAGGACGGCCGCTACGGCCCGTACGTCACGGAGATCCTCCCCGAGGGCACCCCGAAGACCGGCAAGAACGCGGTCAAGCCGCGCACGGCCTCGCTGTTCAAGTCGATGTCCCTGGACACGGTCACCCTGGACGACGCGCTGAAGCTGATGTCGCTGCCGCGCGTGGTCGGCACCGACGCCGAGGGCCAGGAGATCACCGCCCAGAACGGCCGCTACGGGCCGTACCTGAAGAAGGGCACCGACTCGCGGTCGCTGCAGTCCGAGGACCAGCTCTTCACGATCACGCTGGAGGAGGCGCTGGCGATCTACGCCCAGCCCAAGCAGCGTGGCCGGGCGGCCGCCAAGCCGCCGCTGAAGGAGCTCGGCGAGGACCCGGTCAGCGGCAAGCCGGTCGTGGTGAAGGACGGCCGCTTCGGCCCGTACGTCACCGACGGCGAGACCAACGCGACCCTGCGCTCCGGCGACAGCGTCGAGACGATCACGCCGGAACGCGGCTTCGAGCTGCTCGCCGAGAAGCGCGCCAAGGGCCCCGCCAAGAAGACCGCGAAGAAGGCCACCGCCAAGAAGACGGCGGCCAAGAAGGCTCCGGCGAAGAAGACGGCGGCCGCCAAGAAGACCGCGGCGAAGAAGACCACGACCGCGAAGAAGACGGCGGCGGCGAAGAAGGCCACCGCCTCGAACGGCGCGGAGGACTGA